Below is a genomic region from Streptomyces sp. RPA4-2.
CGCACGGGTCCTGGGGGCGGCCGACGCGCACCGTCGGCCGCTCCCGCCCTGGTTCACCTCATGAACCGCCCCCCAACAGGCCGGCCGCGCGCGCCCAGCGGTACTTGGCGCCCAGGACCGCCACCGGCGTCTCCGTCGTGTACGGGTACGCCACGACCCCACGCTCGTACAGGTACTGGCAGGCCTCCTCGACCTCGACGTCGCCCGCGAGCGACGCCACCACCGGCTTCTCGACGCCCCGCTCCCGGAACTCGGCCACCACGCGCGCGGTGAGCTCGGCGAAGACCATGGGAGGGGTGACGATGGTGTGCCAGTAGCCGAGGACGAGGGCGTGGATGCGCGGATCCTCCAGGCCCAGCCGGATCGTCGCCTCGTACGTCGACGGCGGCTCGCCGCCCGTGATGTCGACCGGGTTGCCCGCGGCTCCGAAGGGCGGGATGAACGCCCTGAAGGACGCGTCCAGGTCCGGCGGTATCTCCATCAGGGTCAGGCCGTTGTCCATCACGGCGTCGGAGAGGAGGACGCCGCTGCCGCCCGCGCCCGTGATGATCACGACGTTGTCGCCCCGTGGAGTCGGCAGCACCGGCAGTCCGCGCGCGTACTCCAGCATGTCGCGCAGCCCCGGAGCCCTGATGACGCCGGCCTGTTTCAGGATGTCCTCGTACACGGCGTCGTCGCCCGCGAGCGCGCCCGTGTGCGAACCGGCGGCCTTCGCCCCGGCGGCGGTACGGCCCGCCTTCAGGACCACGACCGGCTTCTTGGGGACCGTCGCGCGGGCGGCCTCCACGAAGGCGCGGCCGTCCTTGAGGTCCTCCAGGTGCATCGCGATGCACTCGGTGCGCGGGTCCTCGCCGAACCAGGTCAGCAGGTCGTCCTCGTCCAGGTCCGACTTGTTGCCGAGCCCGACGATCGCGGAGACGCCCGTCTTCGTGGTGCGCGCGAAGCCCAGGATGGCCATGCCGATGCCGCCGGACTGCGAGGTCAGCGCGACACCGCCCTTGACGTCGTACGGCGTGCAGAACGTGGCGCAGAGGTCCTGCCAGGTCGAGTAGTAGCCGTAGATGTTCGGGCCGAGCAGCCGGATGCCGTGCCGTTCGGCGATCGCCACGATCTCGTCCTGGAGCGCCTGCTCACCGGTCTCCGCGAATCCGGAGGGGATCAGTACGGCGTTGGGGACGCCCTTGCGTCCCACCTCCTCCAGGGCCGAGGCCACGAACTTGGCGGGGATCGCGAAGACCGCCACATCCACCTCACCGGGAACGTCCGTGACACTCTTGTACGCCTTGCGGCCCAGGATGTCATCGGCCTTGGGGTTCACCGGGTGGATCTCGCCGGCGAAGCCGCCGTCGACGAGGTTGCGCATCACCGAGTTCCCGATTTTGCCGTGCTCGTTGGAGGCGCCGATCACGGCCACCGAGGAGGGCTGCATCAGCCGGCGCATCGAGGTGAGGATCTCCTCGCGGCCGTACTTGCGCCGCTCCTTGGGGAGCGACTCGGCGAGGATCACCCGGATGTCCGCGGCGACGGCGCCCTCCGGCGTGGCGATCACCGGGTTGAGGTCGACCTCGGCTATCTCCGGGAAGTCCGCGACGAGTTCGGACACCCGGCGGATCTGCTCGGCGATCGCCCACCGGTCCACCGGCGGCGCGCCCCGTACCCCGCGCAGGATCTCGGCCGCCCGGATCGAGTCCAGCATCGACAGGGCCTCGTCGGCGCTCACGGGGGCGAGCCGGAAGGTGACGTCCTTGAGGACCTCGACCAGGACACCGCCGAGCCCGAACGCCACCACTTTCCCGAAGGTCGGGTCGGTCACCGCGCCGACGATGACCTCCTGCCCCCGGGGGAGCAGCTCCTGCACCTGGACGCCTTCGATACGCGCCCGCGGGTCGTACGCCTTCGCGTTCTCGACGATCCGGTGGAAGGCCGCGCGCACGTCCGCCGCGCCCTCCACGCCGACGACGACACCGCCGGCATCCGTCTTGTGCAGGATGTCCGGGGAGACGATCTTCATCACGACGGGCCCACCGAAGCGTGCCGCGTACGCCACCGCCTCGTCGACGTCCCTCGCCAGTTCCTCGCCCGGTACGGCGATCGCGTAGGCGTCGGCGATCACCTTGCCCTCGGGCGCGGTGAGCGCGGCGCGTCCCTCGGCCCGTACGGCGTCGAGGAGCGCGCGCACCCTCAGCACCCGGTCTTCGGCCATCACTCAGATCACTCCGTTCGACTTGAGCAGGCGCAGTTCCTCGTCGCCGAGGCCGAGCTCGCCGATGTAGACCTCTTCGTTGTGCTCGCCGAGCAGTGGTGAACTGGTCACGTCCACGGGGGAGTCGGAGAGCTTCAGCGGACTGCCGACCGTCACGAACTCGCCCCGCTCGGGGTGCGGCACGGTCACGACCATCTCGTTGGCGACCAGCGACTCGTCCTCGACGATCTCCTTGGTGGACAGGATCGGGCCGCAGGGGATGTTGTGGGCGTTGAGCTTCTCCAGCACCTCCCACTTGGGGAGGGTGGCCGACCACTCCTCGATGAGCTGGAACATCTTGGTGAGCTGGGGCAGCCGGGCCTGCGGGGTGGCCCACTCGGGGTCGTCCGCCAGCTCCGGCCGCCCGATCAGCTCGGTGATCGGCTTCCAGCCGACCGGCTGCACGATGACGTACACGTAGTCGTTGGGTCCGCCCGGCGCGCACTTGACCGCCCAGCCGGGCTGGCCGCCGCCGGACGCGTTGCCGGACCGGGGCACCTCGTCGCCGAAGTCCTCGTTGGGATATTCGGCCAACGGCCCGTGCGCCAGGCGCTGCTGGTCCCGGAGCTTGACCCGGCACAGGTTGAGCACCGCGTGCTGCATCGCCACGTTCACGCGCTGCCCGCGTCCCGTGCTCTCCCGCTGGAACAGGGCGGCGAGGATGCCCGCGACCGCGTGGACACCCGTGCCCGAGTCGCCGATCTGCGCGCCCGTCGCCAGGGGCGGCCCGTCCTCGAAGCCGGTGGTCGACATCGACCCGCCCATGGCCTGCGCCACGACCTCGTACGCCT
It encodes:
- a CDS encoding acetate--CoA ligase family protein, which encodes MAEDRVLRVRALLDAVRAEGRAALTAPEGKVIADAYAIAVPGEELARDVDEAVAYAARFGGPVVMKIVSPDILHKTDAGGVVVGVEGAADVRAAFHRIVENAKAYDPRARIEGVQVQELLPRGQEVIVGAVTDPTFGKVVAFGLGGVLVEVLKDVTFRLAPVSADEALSMLDSIRAAEILRGVRGAPPVDRWAIAEQIRRVSELVADFPEIAEVDLNPVIATPEGAVAADIRVILAESLPKERRKYGREEILTSMRRLMQPSSVAVIGASNEHGKIGNSVMRNLVDGGFAGEIHPVNPKADDILGRKAYKSVTDVPGEVDVAVFAIPAKFVASALEEVGRKGVPNAVLIPSGFAETGEQALQDEIVAIAERHGIRLLGPNIYGYYSTWQDLCATFCTPYDVKGGVALTSQSGGIGMAILGFARTTKTGVSAIVGLGNKSDLDEDDLLTWFGEDPRTECIAMHLEDLKDGRAFVEAARATVPKKPVVVLKAGRTAAGAKAAGSHTGALAGDDAVYEDILKQAGVIRAPGLRDMLEYARGLPVLPTPRGDNVVIITGAGGSGVLLSDAVMDNGLTLMEIPPDLDASFRAFIPPFGAAGNPVDITGGEPPSTYEATIRLGLEDPRIHALVLGYWHTIVTPPMVFAELTARVVAEFRERGVEKPVVASLAGDVEVEEACQYLYERGVVAYPYTTETPVAVLGAKYRWARAAGLLGGGS
- the frc gene encoding formyl-CoA transferase, with protein sequence MTPTTTTTPIPGTSAKALEGIRVLDMTHVQSGPSATQLLAWLGADVVKLEAPTGDITRGQLRDLPDVDSLYFTMLNCNKRSITLNTKTERGKEILTELIRRSDVMVENFGPGAVDRMGFTWDRIQEINPRIVYASIKGFGDGPYTNFKAYEVVAQAMGGSMSTTGFEDGPPLATGAQIGDSGTGVHAVAGILAALFQRESTGRGQRVNVAMQHAVLNLCRVKLRDQQRLAHGPLAEYPNEDFGDEVPRSGNASGGGQPGWAVKCAPGGPNDYVYVIVQPVGWKPITELIGRPELADDPEWATPQARLPQLTKMFQLIEEWSATLPKWEVLEKLNAHNIPCGPILSTKEIVEDESLVANEMVVTVPHPERGEFVTVGSPLKLSDSPVDVTSSPLLGEHNEEVYIGELGLGDEELRLLKSNGVI